The segment GTCAAATACTTGTTATGGTTGGGTCTAGGAATTATTTTGATGAAAATATAGACGGAAATTTTAATGTGACTCTTGCCCACCGTCAACCGGGTTCTGCATTTAAACCATTTGTGTATGCAACTGCATTCAATAAAGGATATACCCCTGAAACGGTCGTTTTTGATGTTAGAACGCAGTTTCAGGTTGACTGTGAACCAGATGACCTCTCAAGTGAAGATGGATGTTATTCGCCAGTTAACTATGACAATATTTTCAGAGGTCCTGTAACATTCAGAGATGCGCTTGCTCAGTCAATCAACGTACCTTCAGTTAAAGTGCTTTACCTGGCCGGTCTTGTTGATTCATTGCGTGTTGCAAAAGATATGGGAATAGAGAGTTTGACTGATGCAAATCGTTATGGACTTACGCTGGTTCTTGGGGGTGGTGAGGTATCACTACTTGATATCACGAGTGCCTATGGAGTATTTGGAAATGAGGGTATTAGAAATACCCCAGTTGGAATCTTAAAAATTGAAGATAGTAATGGAAATATTATTGAAGAGTATAGGCAACGTCCATCGAGGGTATTGTCTGAAAATACCGCGCTTATTATTTCGGACATTCTCTCTGACAATAATGCACGAACTCCTGCGTTTGGAGCACGATCACCACTGTATTTTGCACAAAGAGATGTTGCGGTTAAAACTGGTACCACAAACGATTATCGAGATGCTTGGACAATTGGATACACACCAAATTTAGCGGTTGGAGCGTGGGCTGGAAATAATGATAATAGTTCAATGGAAAAGAGAGTTGCTGGTTTTATCATCACACCGTTATGGAATGAGTTTATGCACGAAGCACTCAGTGTTATAAATGATGAACGATTTAGAAAACCAAAAGAAGAAAACAGAGATGAATTAAAACCAGTGCTGAAAGGTCTCTGGCGGGGAGGAGTTTCATACACCATAGACAGTATTTCTGGAAAACTCGCAACAGTACATACTCCAGATGAGGTAAAAACAGATTTGGTGGTTCCTGAGATCCATTCAATTCTCTACTGGATAAATAAGAAAAACCCTCGTGGTGATGTTCCCACACACCCTGAAAAGGATTCTCAATTTGAATTGTGGGAATACACTGTTCAGGAGTGGAAAGAAAAGCATAGTTATCTTGATCAAGAAGTGATAATACCAACTGAATATGATGACATCCACCTCCCTGAACTAAGTCCTCAAATGAGCATCACAAACCTTAATACAAATACTGTGTATAGTAGGTGGGAATCTATTACAATATTTGCAAAAAGTTCAGGTAGATATCCTCTTACTAAGACTGATTTTTTTATAAATGGAGTATTTGTTGGATCATCTAAATCAAATCCATTCTCACTATCATTTACACCAAATAACTTGGATGGCCTTTCTAGCAAAAACACTATTAAAGTTATTGGGTATGATGCTGTATTTAACAAAGGAGAATACCAAACAATATTTAAAGTTGATTTGTAAACAAGTGCAGTTTATCTAATATCTTGCACAACTCTATTATATTTTTCTAATTCTAAATTTAACCTTTCTAAAATCTTATTTTTATTGAGTAGAATTTCTGATTTAATTATTTGATTTGCTTTTATATACACAACCCCTCTCTGCACATTAATTTCATCACCAGAGAGTTCTACACCCAACTCATCATTAACCACCTTAGAGCATTCCTCTTTAATAAATGCATTTGGAGGGATTATATTTTTAAATTTGGTTAGATATGTTGCTATATTGAACATTTCAAAATTATTTATTCATTGGCATCACTAAATACAAAAACGAATTATCTGAAACCCCTCGTATAATTAGTGGTTTACTTAAACCACTAAAAGAAAGTGATATATTGTCTGAATGTATTGATTGAAAACAATCAAACACATATTTTAAATTAAAATTTATATCCAAATCATCTCCTGTTATTGTTGTAGAAAGTGATGTGTTTGTTTCACCGATATCTGAGTTTTTAGAACTTAAAAATAATTGTTTTTTAGTTTTATTAATATTAAAACCAACCTGATTAAATCTATCTAAAAATATAGTTGTGTGTTTTAGTGTGAGTAAAAAATCCTGTTTGAGTGCTATAACTTCAGTAGTGGTAATTTTTGGTATTATTTGTTTATAGTCAGGAAATGTACCATCAATAATTCTTGATGTTAGGTATATATTACCAAACACAAACGCTATTTGATTATTACTTAATGTTATTTCAAAAGTATCATCTGATTGTTCTAATACACGAATTATTTCAGGTATATTCTTAATAGGTATTAAAATAGGGTTAAACTCTTTTATAGATCCAACTATAACTGTTTTTTCAGCTAATCTAAACGAATCAGTTGCTACAAACACCATATTTCCGTCTTTATAGTAAATATAAAGACTTGATAGTTCTGGTTTTATTGTTGATGGTGAAGCACTATACCACACTGATTGTATTCCTTGTAAAAAACCTTCTTTTTTTAGTTTTAAACTTACATCTCCCTTCACTTTTGGGATTGTTGGGAAATCATTATTATTGTGAGTTTTTATAAGTGTTTTTCCGGTATTATTTTTTACAGATAAATTCCCTCCAATTAATTCAAGTTCAACCACATCTCCTTGTATTGTTGATATTGAGTTATACAACACTGAACCAGAGACTGCTACTGTACCTTCTTTTATTACTTTAACTGGTAGTGTGATTTCAATACCTAAATCAAGATTTGTTGTCCTAATGGTTAAATTTTTTCCTTTTGCTGTTAGTAATATACAACTTAAAATTTGATGTGTAAGATTTTTTCCACTAATCTTTTCTGCTGTTGAAATGGTATTTACTAAACTTTCTTTTACACACTCTACTTTCATATTTTTATATTTATATAATTTTATTATTACTATTATACTCCTTGTTTTATGTTAATAAGTATAAAAATCCTTATTACTAATCATATTATGAAGAAAATATTTTTAATAAAATGTTTATAACTATTGTTTATTTTGTGTATATAAAATAATTTTTATCAACACTACATATACACTTGTTTATAACTACTACTTTTTACAAAAAAATAAACACCTTACCAACATAATAACTAACATTTTTTATTCATAGTATTAACAATTTATCAACCTATTAATGTTCGTATTTGACTTAGTTCTTGTGAAAGTGTGTTATCAACTTTCAATTCATTTCTAACTTTTTCACATGAATGAATAACTGTTGTATGATCTCTACCACCAAGTTTTTCACCTATAGCAGGATATGAAATACTAAAATCTTCTCTTAAAATATACATTATCACTTGCCGTGGTTTCACCACCTCTTTTCTTCTTGTTTTTTCGTAAATACTGTTTTCTTCAATATTATAAAAGTCAGCTACTTTTTTAATAACATCTTTTGCTGATATTGATTTTTTAGGCTTCGCGTTATTTTTTATTAAATTCTTTATCTCCTGTATAGTAAGTACCTTCCCTTTTAATTGAGATTGGCAAATAATCGAGTTAAGAGCACCTTCTAAATCTCTAATATTACCTTGTATATTTACCGCTAAAAACTCAATAACATCATCAGATAATAGAAAATTACTGTGTTTTGTTTTTGATTTTAAAATAGCAATTCTAGATTCATACTCCGGTTGAGGGATATCAACTATCATACCAGCAGCAAAGCGGGATTTTAACCGCTCTTCAAGATTTGGGATATAGTTTGGATGCCTGTCTGATGAAAAGATAATTTGTTTATTATTATCATACAGCGCATTGAATAAATGAAACAATTCCTCCTGTGTTTTTTCTTTATTAGATAGGAATTGTATATCATCCATTATCAATACATCATACTGGCGATACTTTTCCTTAAATGAATTTACTTTTGTTGTTTGCACCGCATTAATATAATCAACAGTAAATTTTTCCGAAGTCACATAATACACTTTTTTACCACTGTAAAGTTTTTTTAACTGGTTTCCAACAGCTTGTATTAAATGTGTTTTTCCATGGCCAACATTTCCATAGATAAATAAAGGGTTGTATGCAATGCCAGGTTTTTGAACAATAGCCTGCGCCGCAGCGTGAGCCAGTTCGTTAAAAGCACCAACAACAAAAGTGTCAAATGTGTACCGTGGATTTAAATTGTCATTTTTATTTATATAATAATCTTGAAGTGGCAACTCACCATTTATTTGAATTACAGTTCCAGATTTTATATCACTACCCAAACTCTCATCTTTCTTTTTTTCATCTTTTTTAATAACATACTCAAGTCCACGAACCCCCTCCGAGAATCCTCTAAGTGCTTTTACAATAAATTTGTGATACTTATTAAAGAGCCAGTCTTTAACAAATTCATTTGGAACATTAAGATAGACAACCCCAGCATCAAATTTAGTTATATGAGTATCTTTAAACCACGTACTAAAATTCGCTTTTGATATATTGAGTTCTATATCAACAAGCACATTTTCCCACAATTGTTTGTTATCCATTATGTTTTTAAACTACTCAATAATATTAGATAAATACACTATCAGTTATATAAGGGCATTGATTAGCAGACTACTATTATATAGGTAATATAAAATTATTAAACTTGTTAAAAATAAAAAATTATGTTAATAACATGTTAATAATATGTGAATAACTAAACCCAACAACAACCTATTTACAAAGATGTATTTAGATGTTATAAGAATAATCTACACCACAATATTTTTTCTACAAATATGTCAAAAACATACCAACCCAAAAAAAGAAAAAGAAAGCGAACCCACGGTTTTCTTGTACGACAGAGAACAACAAGTGGTAAGAACACAATAAAAAGAAGGAGAAATAAAGGACGAGCAGCGCTCGCTGTCTAATCCCCCCCACTCTCATGCCTAAGGTGGCACAAACAATACGGAGAAAAGCAATTACCACTATTTTGCATAAAGGAAACACCTATAAAACCCAGTACCTTTCTTTAGTATTACATCTCTCTCCAGAAAACAAACAATCTTCCTTTTCTTTTGTAGTATCTAAAAAAGTTGAAAAGAGTGCAGTAATACGAAACACACTTAAAAGGAGAGGAAGACATATTGTAAGAGAGTTGCACACAATAAAACCATTCAGTGCAGTTTTTTTTATGAAAAAAGGAATTTCAGAACTGTCTTTTTCTGAACTAAAAAACAATATTACACAACTTTTAAAGAAAGGAAGGGTCTTATCATGAGGTAGAATATGCGCGCATTGAACAATGCCGCAAGCTGAGCTAGAATGGGGTGATGATCTCATTTTTTAACACTTTTTTTTATGAACCACTCTATAACGGGCTGATTTTTCTCATATCAGTGGTACCCTTTGCGGATGTCGGAATCGCGGTCATACTACTCACCATAGTGGTTAAATTAGTGCTCTTTCCACTTTCAATAAAGGCGGTAAAAACACAGCTTTCAATGAAATTACTTGAACCTGAGCTCAAGAGAATCAAACAGCAGTACGAGAAAGACAAACAAGAGCAGGCACGCAAAACAATGGCACTCTATAAGGAAAATGGAATTAACCCATTTTCTGGGCTTCTGCTCATACTAATACAAATTCCCATTATTTTCGGTCTTTATTGGGTGTTTTTCAAAGGAGGACTCCCTGAAATTGACACCAGTATATTATATTCATTTGTGACAAAACCTAGCTTGGTAAACATGGATTTTCTCGGTTTTATTGATGTATCAGCACGGAATATTGTTATCGCATTCTTTGCTGGGGTAACTCAATATTTTCAGATTAAGCTCGCACTCCCCCCAATGAAAGAGAGGCCTACAAATCCAACATTAAAAGATGACTTGGCGCGGAGCTTTCATATGCAAATGCGCTACGTCATGCCGTTTATAGTGTTTTTTGTTTCATATGCAATATCGGCAGCTATTGCAATTTATTGGACAACAAGTAATCTGTTTGCTATCGGACAGGAGTTGTTTGTAAGAAAAACCATCAAAAACAAGCACATTCAATGAATAATGAACACACTAAAATATTAATTGAGGAATTTTTAAACAATCTCACTATTGGTTTTGATACCGTTGAGATTATTGAAGATGATATACGTTTGGTATTTCTTATAAAAACAGAGCATTCAGGAGTTCTTATTGGAAACAACGGAGAAAATCTCCGGGCACTCAATCATATAATCAAACGGATGGTGGGTAAGAAACAAGAAAAAGAAAGCGAGATGCAGTTTCTGCTTGATGTAAATGGGTATTACCAGAAGAAAATACAACGGATACGAGATCAGGCAACAATATTAGCTGACAGGGCTCGTATGTTCAAATCAAATGTTGAAATGACTCCTATGAATGCATATGAACGGATGATTATTCATAGTATGTTTACCGATGATCCCGAAATCTCAACTGAGTCATCGGGTGTGGGAAAATTGAGAAGAGTAGTTCTTAAATATGGAAGAGAAGAAAGAAAAGGAAGAGAATATAGTGAAATGAGTGATTCTATAACCTAATTATTGCTTGTTGGTAGCATTTCTCCCAAACGCAGGCTCCATAGAATGGAGTCTTTTTTGTTTATAAACAGCAAATATTT is part of the Patescibacteria group bacterium genome and harbors:
- the rpmH gene encoding 50S ribosomal protein L34, yielding MSKTYQPKKRKRKRTHGFLVRQRTTSGKNTIKRRRNKGRAALAV
- a CDS encoding PBP1A family penicillin-binding protein, which encodes MNGNRKRVKWYQTTLVRGVLMLGFFTMGTLVLWAATLKTPDLQSFEKRKIEQSTKIYDRTGETLLFDVHQNTKRTVIPLSDMSRHIKNATVAIEDADFYNHNGIKISAIFRAILVNLGAREFSQGGSTITQQVVKNSILTSEKKISRKLKEWALSLKLEQELSKETILELYLNESPYGGNIYGIEEASHNFFNKSAAELSLGESTYLAALPQAPTFYSPYGNNVDKLEDRKDLVLFKMLENGFISDDEYGEAIREKIEFKPQRDEGILAPHFVFFVREYIEKKYGKRAVEEQGFKVTTTLDYNLQKKAEEIVLRYATENEEKFNAENAALIAIDPKTGQILVMVGSRNYFDENIDGNFNVTLAHRQPGSAFKPFVYATAFNKGYTPETVVFDVRTQFQVDCEPDDLSSEDGCYSPVNYDNIFRGPVTFRDALAQSINVPSVKVLYLAGLVDSLRVAKDMGIESLTDANRYGLTLVLGGGEVSLLDITSAYGVFGNEGIRNTPVGILKIEDSNGNIIEEYRQRPSRVLSENTALIISDILSDNNARTPAFGARSPLYFAQRDVAVKTGTTNDYRDAWTIGYTPNLAVGAWAGNNDNSSMEKRVAGFIITPLWNEFMHEALSVINDERFRKPKEENRDELKPVLKGLWRGGVSYTIDSISGKLATVHTPDEVKTDLVVPEIHSILYWINKKNPRGDVPTHPEKDSQFELWEYTVQEWKEKHSYLDQEVIIPTEYDDIHLPELSPQMSITNLNTNTVYSRWESITIFAKSSGRYPLTKTDFFINGVFVGSSKSNPFSLSFTPNNLDGLSSKNTIKVIGYDAVFNKGEYQTIFKVDL
- a CDS encoding membrane protein insertase YidC codes for the protein MMISFFNTFFYEPLYNGLIFLISVVPFADVGIAVILLTIVVKLVLFPLSIKAVKTQLSMKLLEPELKRIKQQYEKDKQEQARKTMALYKENGINPFSGLLLILIQIPIIFGLYWVFFKGGLPEIDTSILYSFVTKPSLVNMDFLGFIDVSARNIVIAFFAGVTQYFQIKLALPPMKERPTNPTLKDDLARSFHMQMRYVMPFIVFFVSYAISAAIAIYWTTSNLFAIGQELFVRKTIKNKHIQ
- the dnaA gene encoding chromosomal replication initiator protein DnaA gives rise to the protein MDNKQLWENVLVDIELNISKANFSTWFKDTHITKFDAGVVYLNVPNEFVKDWLFNKYHKFIVKALRGFSEGVRGLEYVIKKDEKKKDESLGSDIKSGTVIQINGELPLQDYYINKNDNLNPRYTFDTFVVGAFNELAHAAAQAIVQKPGIAYNPLFIYGNVGHGKTHLIQAVGNQLKKLYSGKKVYYVTSEKFTVDYINAVQTTKVNSFKEKYRQYDVLIMDDIQFLSNKEKTQEELFHLFNALYDNNKQIIFSSDRHPNYIPNLEERLKSRFAAGMIVDIPQPEYESRIAILKSKTKHSNFLLSDDVIEFLAVNIQGNIRDLEGALNSIICQSQLKGKVLTIQEIKNLIKNNAKPKKSISAKDVIKKVADFYNIEENSIYEKTRRKEVVKPRQVIMYILREDFSISYPAIGEKLGGRDHTTVIHSCEKVRNELKVDNTLSQELSQIRTLIG
- a CDS encoding KH domain-containing protein; this translates as MNNEHTKILIEEFLNNLTIGFDTVEIIEDDIRLVFLIKTEHSGVLIGNNGENLRALNHIIKRMVGKKQEKESEMQFLLDVNGYYQKKIQRIRDQATILADRARMFKSNVEMTPMNAYERMIIHSMFTDDPEISTESSGVGKLRRVVLKYGREERKGREYSEMSDSIT
- the dnaN gene encoding DNA polymerase III subunit beta codes for the protein MKVECVKESLVNTISTAEKISGKNLTHQILSCILLTAKGKNLTIRTTNLDLGIEITLPVKVIKEGTVAVSGSVLYNSISTIQGDVVELELIGGNLSVKNNTGKTLIKTHNNNDFPTIPKVKGDVSLKLKKEGFLQGIQSVWYSASPSTIKPELSSLYIYYKDGNMVFVATDSFRLAEKTVIVGSIKEFNPILIPIKNIPEIIRVLEQSDDTFEITLSNNQIAFVFGNIYLTSRIIDGTFPDYKQIIPKITTTEVIALKQDFLLTLKHTTIFLDRFNQVGFNINKTKKQLFLSSKNSDIGETNTSLSTTITGDDLDINFNLKYVFDCFQSIHSDNISLSFSGLSKPLIIRGVSDNSFLYLVMPMNK
- the rnpA gene encoding ribonuclease P protein component, translating into MPKVAQTIRRKAITTILHKGNTYKTQYLSLVLHLSPENKQSSFSFVVSKKVEKSAVIRNTLKRRGRHIVRELHTIKPFSAVFFMKKGISELSFSELKNNITQLLKKGRVLS